CAATATGTCAGGGCGTTTCCAGTGGACCCAACGTAGAGACGACCCGCCGGGTCGTCCCTGCCCTCGGGCGCATCCGCCCGCTGGGGTCTCTCTACGGCATTCGTTCGTTTTTATTCGCCACCACGCCGAAACACCAGCGTCAATCTTTTCAAAATCACATAAAAAGATTGGCGGGATTCTCTTTATCCTCTTCCCACCGCAACGGGTTATTGATAACGTATTCCCGAATCTTCTGTAACGATTTTTCATTGCGAAGGGTGTGATCATAAAATCGCGGTTGCCACGCAAAATCTCGAAACCCTGCAGCCGAAATGCGTTTGGTGCAGATCGATTTGAATTGCCCAATAATTGATCCGAGGGAATTGGATTGCAAACGCTGGGTGGGGGCATTGGCATTCGGGGTAGAGACGCCCGGCCGGGACGTCTCTACCATTTCTGCAAATAAAACCTCTCCTCCACCGGCCTGAGCGGCCGGTTCAACCACAACGGCCGGCGCAAGCCATTCGGCCCGGGCGCGGGGCGCGCGAGCTTCAGCCATTCGCGATAAATTTCGAACGACTTTGCGGTATCAACCATCACGTCGCCGTAATGATCATCGGCATGCGTCTTTTCAAGGCGCACTTTTTGATGCCAGCAGTGCATGCCGCTGACGGGATCGGGATGCACCGGAAAGGTGATATTCTGATGCGCGCCGCCCTTTTTGCGCTGAAGCCACCTGACTGCAATCACGGCACAATCAGCTCGATTTCGGCAAAACGCTGAAAGTCATCGGGGTTGAACGTAACCAGGCGGGAAACCTCGTGTGCGAGCATGACGGCCACGATATTCGTGTCATGAATCTGCTTGCCACGTATCGCCAGGCGTTGGCCCAGTTCAATTAGAAGTTTTGCGGAGGTTTCAGTTTCGTTGAGGAATATGGTTTGCGAGAAAATCGGGCCGAGTTGCATTCGCAATTCCTCCCAGGTCATCGCCCGGGAGAGATTCCGCCCCAAGGTGCATACCGATACGATCTCTCGAATGATTTGGCTGGAAAGTCCGAGGCGCTTTTCGTCCCGAACCAACTCATTCAGTCTTGCCCGCGCGCGTTCGTGAAACGGATGATCTGCGAACATGCACGCCACCCAAACGTTGGTGTCGATGAACACCACTTCGCCTGGCATCTCTATCGCCCCGACTCATCATAGAGATCCTCGCGCCTCAGGAAGGGATCGCCAACAAATTTTATTTCACGAACAACAGGAAGATCCAGTGTTTGGGGAAAGTGGCTTTGCGCCGCTTTGGGCGGGCCGTTTTTGATCTTCTGCGAAAGAAATTCGGCAAAAT
The nucleotide sequence above comes from candidate division KSB1 bacterium. Encoded proteins:
- a CDS encoding PIN domain-containing protein, which codes for MPGEVVFIDTNVWVACMFADHPFHERARARLNELVRDEKRLGLSSQIIREIVSVCTLGRNLSRAMTWEELRMQLGPIFSQTIFLNETETSAKLLIELGQRLAIRGKQIHDTNIVAVMLAHEVSRLVTFNPDDFQRFAEIELIVP
- a CDS encoding DUF2281 domain-containing protein; its protein translation is MTPAKLKLQQIVEQLPEPQLEEVIDFAEFLSQKIKNGPPKAAQSHFPQTLDLPVVREIKFVGDPFLRREDLYDESGR